DNA from Delphinus delphis chromosome 8, mDelDel1.2, whole genome shotgun sequence:
agaggacTCTTCCTAGTTGCGGACTCAAGGGCCTTGGGCTGGTGAGGTCAGCGGTGCTGTGATGCCACCTTGCCAGTCTCCCCAGGCTCCCCAAGCTCCCGGGTACACAagcacctcagggcctttgcactggctgtttctgCAGCCAGAACCCTCCTCCCCCAAATATGTCACagcttatttttctcctcttctcagcTTCTTCCTGCATGCCACCGTGTCTCACACTGCTCCTCGCCCCTCAGGCGGCACCCCACTCAGGCAGCACCCACACACTGGGTGTTGAGGTGTTCGTCTCTCCCCAGCACCATCGGTCTCCACGCCGAGCCTCGGCCTCTTCGTCCTCGTCCACTGTCTGCCCCTCCTCACCTCTGGGATGTAAACCcgtgggggtggggacagacgTGTGGCAGGCTCCAAGAGGATGAAGGAGCTGAGGGGCTTCGGGAGGATGGGGGTCAGGCTGGTGGGTCCTAGGTTCTGGGGGAAGGGGCCCGAGGGCCGTCTCTCTAGGGGTAAGCAGTGCTCTGCCCGAGCCGGGTGACCCTTGCCTTGTGCAGGTCGTCACTGAAGCTGCCCAGCTTGCTGCGGCCCTTGATGGAGAAGGCGGGCTGGGAGGCCTTGCCGACAGTGTGGGGCCCCATCACCACGGGCAGCATGTAGGCAGCGGGGCCTGTCGGGGGCACAAGTGCCGAGTCTCTGGCTGGACGGAATCCTGTGCCCGGAGTCTCCACCCCCATCAGGCCAGACCCCTTCACCCGCCCTGCCCGGGATCCTCGACCCGGTCAGCCATGGGCCATCGGGGCTATGGCGGACCTGGGGTGCTGTCCACTCGGAAGGTCTTGGTTCGGGCAGAAATGGAGTGGCTGGGCGCCGAGTCGAACACATGCTTGGTAGATTTCTCTGGAAAGTAGTGgcctgagggtggggggaggaatggTGTGGGTGCTGGGACGGGGAGGACCATCCAGCAGATGCAAACAGGTGCCCGGCCCTGCTCGGGCGGTTCTAGGAAGACCTGCGACGTCGCAGGCCTGGGGCCTCTGGGCCCCAGTGAGTGGCGACCGGGATTGTGCACGGGTGTCCATGATGGAAATGCtggctgcaggggctggggggaggcaggggctgcTTTGAGAAGGAGGGCGAGTCTGACTTGGGCCTGGTGCGGTGACTTTGGCCAAGGAAGGCCCAGGTCAGAGCAGGGCACTAGGGTCTCAGAGGCTGCAGTGGTGTCACAGCTCCACCTCCAGGCCTGATGGTATCCCTTCATGAGGAGAAAGGTGGGTCAGGAGGGTGAGGATGGCTGTACCCCTCACACCCTGGCCCTGCCAGGCCTGCAGTGGCCACCAGCAGGgttgggcggggcggggctggggctgggccagaGTCCGTCACCAGGGCCGGGGGTCAGCGTGGTCTTAGTGCAGTAGCGCCCCAGGATGGAGTAGGCGGGGCCGATGTCCTTGCCAGTCCTCAGTATCTTGGGGTTCACGCTGTAGCGGGGCCCCGGGGAGCAGTTCTCTGCCAGGAGCATGGGGGCCCCGTGGAAGCTGTAGGCCGGTGCACGCAGCTTGTCAGGCGTGTGCTTCACAAAGCCTGTGGGGCAGGGGCTCTGAGCAGCTTGGAGCCAGACCCTGCCCTTCTCCCCCAGACCCCCCATTGACCCCAGAGGGGTTGATGGGCTGGGAGTCAGGGATGAGCCCTGGCCATCCCCGGGCTCCCCGCAGACCTggctcctgccccctcccaggctcCCAAGCGCTTACCTGTGGTGGGTGGAATCAGGTACTTGGGTCCGGGGCTGCTGTAGAGGGCCATGATGGGTCCCCGGGGGCGATGGGGCCTCCAGGTGCCCACCCATGCCTCCTCCGCCATGCCTGGCTCTGTCCACGGATGGAAGGGTGACAAGGTGCTAGGAGGCCTGGGCCCTCCACCCCCatcactgcctctgcccccactGAGGGGCAGAACTGCAGGCCACAGCCTCCTCAGTGGGGTCTTGAGTTGAGGCCCAGACTTCAGAGCAGTGGGAGATTCTGCCGCACCAACCCGTCCCCCCGCAAGGGGAGGAGCCTCAGAGCCTCGTGGACAAGCCCATGTCTCTTTCAGCGCTCACGGGCCACCCCACAGTGGCTCTGAGGGGGTCTGCGCAGGTGCTTCCGGCTCAGAGGACCCTGGACGTGACTGGGCAAGGAGCAGTGGGCAAAGGTGGGGAACTTCTGGGGTGAGACTGTGCCGTGGGCTGAGCCGGGGTCTGCTCTGGAGGGGCCCTCACCTCCTTAGTCCAGGAGAAATGCTCAGAGCAACCTATGGACCGAGCCTTCTCAGAGGCAATCCCGTCGCACTGGCCTCGGTGCCAGGGAGTCCCAGAAAAGGAGCATGGCGAGGAaggcctctccctctctctcctctccccctggGGGCTTCGAGAACTGGGGAAGGGGCCCGGCCCCTGAGCTCTAGAATGTGGCTCTGTGGGGTGGTGGGTTCTAGATCACTGTCCGTGTGATGGAGACAATGGCCTCAGCCCGTGGAACCCGCCCCCCCGCCCATGCCTGGCTCGGGACCCGGGTCTTTGCTCCTTGTTGCAGGGTGCAGGCCAGAGGCGCAGAGGGCAGGAAGGGGACAACTAGGTCCTGGACTAGGACGGTGAGGCCATGGGACCCAGAGTCCGAGTGGCCGAGGAGTAAGGTCCTCAGGGGCAGAGCTGAACCTCCTCAGTCCTGCCCCCGGGAAGGACtgagctggggaaactgaggcacaagaaggCTCTGGCTGTTGGGGATGCTGGGATCCAGGGTGCAGTAGGGCTGCCCtggtttggggtgggggcaggagttgGCATCGGAAGCTGCTGCTCTGCTGAGGGCCCTTTCCCTGACCCTGCTCTCCTTCCTGCATCACGCTGGCTGTGCCCGCCCGTCGGACCCTGAGTGTCCTCGTTAGCATGTCCTTCTTGGGGCTCCGGCTGGGGCTCCGGCTCTTTCCTTGGGTGACTTCTCAATCCCCTGGACCCGTGTCATGTGTATATTGTGCACATTTATTGTCTCAAAATGATAACCTTCAGATGCAGAGCGCCAGCACCCAGCCTCTTCCCTCAGCCCTGgccacttcctctctctggggCTCTTTGCCCTTCCCCGCTCTGAGCCCCTGCCCCCGACCTCTGCCTCCGCAGGCCTTCTTGTGTCCTGATGCCTCCCTGCATCTACATGTCTCGCCTATCTGTCTGTCTTGCTTTGTCCACCTGCCTACAAGGGCGTCTGCCTGGATTTCTGTTGGTGGGTCTGCCCTCTGTGTGGGGTTACTTATACGTGTGTGCTCCGCTCACATGATCCTATGTGTGAGCCTGTAGTTGTGTgcctgagggtggggagagatgggagGCGGAGGCTGAGCTGCAGGAGGCTTTGTTGATTGGCTGGCTTGAGGATACATTCATGCACAGGGAAGTGGAAGGGGTGTCGTCGTCATGGTTGCCTGTGCGGCTGGTCCTACGGCTGCTTGGAGCCACATCTGGGGTCCACTAGGCATCGTCCTGACTGCCCAGCACTTGCACCCGGGAGGCAGACACGTGTGGGCCAAGAGGCCTGGGGTTCCCGTGCCCGGTGATGAGTAACTAGAGAGCCACGGCTCCATCAGGCAAACAGGCCCAGGCCAGCCTCTGGGGGGAC
Protein-coding regions in this window:
- the CIMAP1A gene encoding ciliary microtubule associated protein 1A isoform X1 codes for the protein MAEEAWVGTWRPHRPRGPIMALYSSPGPKYLIPPTTGFVKHTPDKLRAPAYSFHGAPMLLAENCSPGPRYSVNPKILRTGKDIGPAYSILGRYCTKTTLTPGPGHYFPEKSTKHVFDSAPSHSISARTKTFRVDSTPGPAAYMLPVVMGPHTVGKASQPAFSIKGRSKLGSFSDDLHKTPGPAAYRQTDVQVTKFKAPQYTMAARVEPPGDKTHKPGPGAHSPEKVTVTKPRAPIVTFGIKHSDYMTPLVVDVD
- the CIMAP1A gene encoding ciliary microtubule associated protein 1A isoform X2, which encodes MAEEAWVGTWRPHRPRGPIMALYSSPGPKYLIPPTTGFVKHTPDKLRAPAYSFHGAPMLLAENCSPGPRYSVNPKILRTGKDIGPAYSILGRYCTKTTLTPGPGHYFPEKSTKHVFDSAPSHSISARTKTFRVDSTPGPAAYMLPVVMGPHTVGKASQPAFSIKGRSKLGSFSDDLHKVTVTKPRAPIVTFGIKHSDYMTPLVVDVD